A region of Micropterus dolomieu isolate WLL.071019.BEF.003 ecotype Adirondacks linkage group LG01, ASM2129224v1, whole genome shotgun sequence DNA encodes the following proteins:
- the LOC123975593 gene encoding probable ribonuclease ZC3H12C — translation MGHKDHVEEGAGHILDLGLDLEYLHVAGADRQAGGADGASAMEEQGESSGNSSTANSPPPAVAEENTGSDAECEPALSSSATLAAGPDPDEREGGLTHSKNTHQPLCRTQCVDLGTEGPPEPPSEVPSEFEHDNLARSSPSSPCKYPPEPPPNSSTSDPASEAGGKEYQAKLEFALKLGYSEETVRLVLSKLGPDTLINDILGELVKLGTKSDSEAPTGSLASTSSTSSSSSSCGCSDLLDGQRSDSPCPSDSLCDQDNLRPVVVDGSNVAMSHGNKEVFSCQGIQLAVDWFLERGHHDITVFVPAWRKEQSRPDAPITDQEILRRLEKEKILVFTPSRRVQGRRVVCYDDRFIVKLAYESDGIIVSNDNYRDLANEKPEWKKFIDERLLMYSFVNDKFMPPDDPLGRHGPSLDNFLRKRPVMPEQKKQPCPYGKKCTYGHKCKYYHPERGAQPQRAVADELRASAKTCVTTKNQGDTGLVKSHSVPAGSIEAKKGAQKRQSDPSIRALSYSDAEEKLLAKGRVESQKNSMCGGSSSGSCSGSITMSPAPGGGPPSGLSFPQEQQPRAATPHSLPAPSHDLYPHCESPDLSYYSVTRAYSGLSLSSRRSPDCRFPNDTDLRIGSMGSAGSECSSESSVSCSSSCDSYSERPCPGCHPDTLLEDTVHFANPHSRLYPHHAASNHELCSLHSADYGNIQHSHTSNTGAHNYHLIVARGQSCAHDQPPPEAPPKRPLYPLPPHLQHQPLAARSSCPGDYHSLPQSNPHPPGSPLGSCLAPTRAESVSDSHLYEHLSTSRHHHRTKALPSWDTYYRQAPLPPSRYEPSAYQSLPDTRQSSWHPWAQDGYAQHHSSHPALHPSPTHYLNHPPPPARSPHTPHPTSTPLQPYQPHSAHLTVPSHAPPSYMSQHPESPAHSRYGDVREKVYMNLCNIFPSELVSRVMARSPHVTDPQQLAAAILAEKAQTGY, via the exons ATGGGCCACAAGGACCATGTGGAGGAAGGAGCAGGCCACATCCTGGATTTGGGGCTGGATTTGGAGTATCTCCACGTAGCAGGGGCTGACCGGCAGGCTGGCGGCGCTGACGGGGCCTCTGCTATGGAGGAGCAGGGGGAGAGCTCCGGTAACAGCAGCACTGCCAATTCCCCTCCACCGGCCGTGGCGGAGGAAAATACCGGGTCTGATGCAGAGTGTGAGCCGGCACTGTCTTCCAGTGCCACTCTCGCTGCTGGCCCCGACCCGgatgaaagagagggagggttAACTCACAGTAAGAACACCCACCAGCCGCTTTGTCGGACCCAGTGTGTGGACTTGGGCACTGAAGGTCCTCCTGAGCCGCCATCTGAAGTCCCATCAGAGTTTGAACACGACAATCTTGCCCGGTCCTCACCCAGCTCCCCATGTAAGTACCCACCCGAGCCTCCACCCAATTCCTCCACATCGGACCCAGCATCCGAGGCTGGCGGGAAGGAATACCAGGCTAAGCTGGAGTTTGCCTTGAAGCTGGGCTACTCTGAGGAGACTGTGCGACTGGTGCTTTCTAAGCTTGGCCCCGACACCCTCATCAATGACATACTGGGAGAGCTGGTTAAACTGGGCACCAAGTCAGACAGCGAGGCGCCGACTGGATCATTAGCCTCTACCTCATCtacttcatcctcctcttcctcttgtgGCTGTTCTGATTTACTGGATGGCCAGAGGTCGGACTCACCCTGTCCTTCAGACTCTCTGTGTGACCAGGACAACCTGCGGCCAGTTGTGGTGGATGGCAGTAATGTAGCCATGAG CCATGGCAACAAGGAAGTGTTTTCCTGCCAGGGCATCCAGCTGGCTGTAGACTGGTTCCTGGAGCGAGGCCATCATGACATCACAGTGTTTGTGCCTGCGTGGAGGAAAGAGCAGTCCCGCCCTGATGCCCCTATAACAG ATCAGGAGATCTTGCGTCGCCTAGAGAAGGAAAAGATCCTGGTCTTCACTCCGTCGCGGCGTGTCCAAGGCCGGCGAGTGGTTTGCTATGACGACCGCTTCATTGTCAAACTGGCCTATGAGTCAGACGGCATCATTGTCTCCAATGATAACTACCGAGACCTGGCTAATGAGAAACCAGAGTGGAAGAAGTTCATCGATGAGCGGCTGCTCATGTACTCCTTTGTCAATGACAA ATTCATGCCCCCAGATGACCCTCTTGGTCGTCATGGCCCCAGCTTAGACAACTTCCTGAGAAAAAGACCTGTCATGCCTGAGCAGAAGAAACAGCCTTGCCCATATG GAAAGAAGTGCACTTACGGCCACAAGTGTAAGTACTACCACCCAGAAAGAGGTGCTCAGCCTCAGCGTGCTGTTGCTGATGAGCTGCGTGCTAGTGCCAAGACCTGTGTAACCACAAAAAACCAGGGGGACACCGGGCTGGTGAAGAGCCACAGTGTGCCAGCTGGCAGCATCGAGGCAAAGAAAGGCGCCCAGAAAAGGCAGTCAGACCCTAGCATCCGAGCTTTGTCGTACAGCGATGCTGAGGAGAAGCTGCTGGCAAAAGGGAGGGTGGAAAGCCAGAAGAACAGTATGTGTGGCGGCAGCAGTAGTGGTAGTTGCAGTGGAAGCATCACCATGTCCCCAGCCCCAGGAGGCGGCCCTCCATCCGGTCTTAGCTTTCCTCAGGAGCAACAGCCGAGAGCAGCGACTCCTCACAGTCTACCTGCCCCCAGCCACGACCTTTACCCGCACTGTGAGTCTCCAGACTTGAGCTATTACTCAGTAACACGTGCCTACTCTGGCCTGAGCCTTTCCTCCAGGCGGAGCCCAGACTGCCGCTTCCCCAATGACACAGACCTGCGGATAGGCTCAATGGGCTCAGCAGGCTCCGAATGCAGCAGTGAAAGCAGCGTGagttgcagcagcagctgtgacTCCTACAGTGAGAGGCCGTGTCCTGGATGCCACCCAGACACCTTACTGGAAGACACCGTCCATTTTGCTAATCCCCACAGCCGGCTGTATCCCCATCATGCCGCTTCAAACCATGAACTTTGTAGCCTTCATTCTGCAGATTATGGAAATATCCAACACAGCCACACGTCTAATACGGGAGCACACAACTACCACCTGATTGTGGCACGTGGGCAGAGCTGTGCTCACGATCAGCCTCCGCCAGAGGCTCCCCCAAAGCGCCCTCTCTACCCCTTGCCCCCTCATCTCCAGCACCAGCCGCTAGCTGCACGCTCTAGCTGCCCAGGCGACTACCACTCTCTGCCTCAGTCCAACCCTCACCCTCCTGGCTCTCCTCTTGGCAGCTGCCTGGCCCCCACACGAGCAGAGAGTGTGTCAGATTCACATTTGTATGAACACCTCTCCACATCACGCCATCACCACCGTACAAAAGCTTTGCCCAGCTGGGACACGTACTACAGACAAGCTCCATTGCCGCCCTCCAGGTATGAGCCGTCCGCCTATCAAAGCCTGCCAGACACTCGCCAGTCATCTTGGCATCCGTGGGCTCAGGACGGCTACGCCCAGCACCACTCCTCGCATCCAGCTCTCCACCCATCCCCAACACATTACTTAAACCACCCACCGCCTCCAGCCCGCTCTCCTCACACGCCTCATCCAACCAGCACTCCTCTCCAGCCCTACCAGCCTCACAGCGCTCACCTTACAGTGCCCTCCCACGCTCCTCCCTCTTACATGTCGCAGCACCCGGAATCCCCTGCACACAGCCGGTACGGGGACGTGAGGGAGAAAGTCTACATGAACCTGTGTAACATCTTCCCCTCGGAGCTGGTGAGCCGGGTGATGGCCAGGAGCCCCCACGTCACAGACCCCCAGCAGCTGGCAGCTGCCATCCTTGCAGAGAAAGCCCAAACAGGCTactga